Proteins from one Impatiens glandulifera chromosome 2, dImpGla2.1, whole genome shotgun sequence genomic window:
- the LOC124926291 gene encoding probable flavin-containing monooxygenase 1, which produces MEGEGREVGIIGAGISGLLACKYVLSKGYHPVVFEAESSIGGVWLKTFETTKIQTAKSLYQFSDFPWPPPDLPTEQYPTQDQVLHYIQSYAHHFDLESHIRFNTKVVTLTYNQQQQEEQTPSWSHPSSSSKGKGKWNLTLLHHQEPKVFQADFVIVCVGRFGGVPNIPKFPSGRDPNVFQGKVIHSMDYASMDYPDAKQFLRGKKITVVGFQKSALDIAMESAAVNGLENPCTVLYRTKHWNVPDHQPWGVPLANLYLNRFSELMVHKPGEGFLLSILASLLSPLRWASSKFVETYISHKHRLAKFGMIPKHSFLQELSSCLISTVPDGFYDKVEQGSIILQEAPTFHFFQNGILINGETNITTLETDLVILATGFDGVSKLRGLFESRIFQDLLTEPHNSLPLYRECIHPRIPQLAVIGFSESVTNLFTSEIRCRWVAELLDGTFMLPSIQGMEKEIDKWNDYKKLYSGKYYNRSCIGALHIWYNDQLCKDMGWNPRRKKGIIAELFQPYGPMDYTNP; this is translated from the exons ATGGAAGGGGAGGGTCGTGAAGTGGGGATTATCGGAGCTGGGATAAGCGGATTATTGGCATGCAAGTATGTGTTGTCAAAGGGATATCATCCTGTTGTGTTTGAGGCAGAAAGCAGCATCGGTGGGGTGTGGCTCAAAACATTTGAGACCACAAAGATTCAGACTGCAAAATCACTCTACCAATTCTCTGATTTCCCATGGCCTCCTCCTGATCTACCCACAGAACAATATCCTACCCAGGACCAAGTCCTCCATTATATCCAATCCTATGCTCACCATTTTGATCTCGAATCACACATCAGATTCAATACCAAAGTTGTCACTCTCACCTATAatcaacaacaacaagaagAGCAGACCCCTTCTTGGAGCCACCCTTCATCCTCTTCTAAAGGAAAAGGAAAATGGAACCTCACACTATTACACCATCAAGAACCCAAGGTCTTCCAAGCTGACTTTGTCATCGTATGTGTGGGAAGGTTCGGTGGAGTTCCCAACATTCCTAAATTTCCATCTGGTAGAGATCCCAATGTTTTCCAAGGCAAGGTCATACATTCCATGGACTATGCATCCATGGACTACCCCGATGCAAAACAGTTTCTCCGAGGCAAGAAGATCACTGTTGTTGGCTTTCAGAAATCAGCACTTGACATTGCAATGGAATCCGCAGCTGTAAATG GTTTGGAGAATCCCTGTACAGTATTATACAGGACAAAACATTGGAATGTCCCAGATCACCAACCTTGGGGAGTTCCACTTGCTAATCTTTACCTTAACCGCTTCTCTGAGCTCATGGTTCACAAACCAGGCGAGGGATTCCTTCTCTCTATTCTAGCTTCACTTCTATCGCCTTTG AGATGGGCCTCCTCAAAGTTTGTCGAGACTTACATAAGCCATAAGCATCGGCTTGCAAAGTTTGGGATGATACCAAAACACAGCTTCTTGCAAGAACTTAGTTCTTGTTTAATCTCCACAGTACCTGATGGCTTTTACGACAAGGTTGAACAAGGAAGCATCATATTGCAAGAAGCTCCGACTTTCCACTTCTTCCAAAATGGTATTTTAATTAACGGAGAGACAAATATCACCACCTTGGAAACAGATTTAGTCATCCTAGCAACAGGATTCGATGGTGTCTCCAAGCTAAGAGGCCTTTTTGAATCCAGAATCTTCCAGGACTTGTTAACTGAACCACACAACTCACTACCTCTCTACAG AGAATGCATTCATCCCCGGATTCCACAGTTAGCTGTAATAGGGTTTTCGGAGAGTGTTACGAATCTATTTACCTCAGAGATTAGATGCAGATGGGTGGCAGAACTTCTTGATGGCACATTCATGCTACCGAGCATACAAGGCATGGAGAAAGAAATAGATAAGTGGAATGATTATAAGAAGTTGTACTCAGGGAAATACTACAATAGATCCTGCATTGGTGCCCTTCATATATGGTACAATGATCAGCTATGCAAAGACATGGGCTGGAATCCTAGGAGGAAGAAGGGAATAATAGCAGAGTTGTTTCAGCCTTACGGCCCAATGGATTACACTAATCCTTGA
- the LOC124927967 gene encoding rhomboid-like protein 20, which produces MNGGPSGFNNAPITRTFIIGCALFTILFGIQGRSNKLGLSYQDIFKQLRPWKLLASIFAFSSTPELMFGLYLLYYFRVFERQIGSNKYSVFILFSIFGSLLFEVLTLALLRGSSLNMISSGPYGVLFSSFVPFFLDIPVSTRFRVFGLHFSDKSFIYLAGIQLLLSSWKKSIVPGICGILVGSLYRLNILGIRRLKSPDFIASFFSRLSFSSTGSTPSAAPSRHVLGNLPPYTHRQAQSNNNNYQEVSSSSSAPTIEPTEESIATLVSMGFDMNHARQALVQAGNDVNAATNILLEAQTQ; this is translated from the exons ATGAACGGCGGCCCGTCTGGTTTCA ACAATGCTCCGATCACTAGAACTTTTATTATCGGTTGTGCCCTCTTCACCATCCTTTTTGGAATCCAGGGTCGTTCTAATAAACTTGGTTTGTCATATCAG GATATATTCAAGCAGCTTCGCCCTTGGAAACTGCTTGCGTCAATATTTGCATTCTCATCTACACCAGAGCTGATGTTTGGGCTTTATCTGCTCTATTACTTCAGAGTGTTCGAGAGACAAATaggttcaaataaatattct GTATTTATCTTGTTTTCCATATTTGGGTCTCTACTGTTTGAGGTTCTCACACTGGCTCTGCTTAGAG gtTCTTCATTAAACATGATCAGTTCTGGTCCTTATGGCgttttattttcatcatttgtTCCTTTCTTCCTGGATATCCCCGTTTCAACACGGTTTCGTGTGTTTGGTCTGCATTTCTCTGACAAGTCTTTCATATATTTGGCTGGTATACAG CTTCTTCTATCATCTTGGAAAAAATCTATTGTACCAGGCATATGTGGAATCCTTGTTGGTTCCCTGTATCGTTTAAATATCCTTGGTATTCGTCGATTGAAG TCTCCAGACTTCATTGCCTCGTTCTTTTCAAGGCTCTCCTTCTCATCGACTGGAAGCACGCCTTCTGCAGCACCAAGCAGACATGTTCTAGGAAATCTGCCTCCTTATACCCATCGCCAGGCTCAG AGTAACAACAACAACTATCAAGAagtgtcttcttcttcttctgctccTACAATAGAGCCGACAGAAGAGTCCATAGCCACTCTGGTCTCCATGGGCTTTGACATGAACCATGCTCGCCAGGCGCTTGTTCAGGCCGGAAACGATGTCAATGCAGCCACAAACATCCTCCTCGAAGCTCAGACTCAATAA
- the LOC124928115 gene encoding uncharacterized protein LOC124928115, producing MEDNEKVEDEKQEDVEKVEDAQKVETDEKVEDERKDNDEKVDDDEKVEDAKVEDVKIEVEAKLEDGVARVDDVEVDLKLKDLKVKVKDEKTVGDVKANDDNDDNDDFQLYNTPPKGNYGRRVRKPKKDDSYTNPSLSKMPKTKDPMKVNHLQKFDDELLHKVKAWLDDPKTDNSTTDLHTVQAKKEVLVRVVTRLTWIEDEEIDAFCHLLRKRISCYPKTYKNTLAAIGDCVLSDRIRRLHRDFIKDPAKFPVDEFKDYYMGAPHRYMPEWSTIDDVYMPVNINQKHWILCVARLQKYRIDVYDCDAYLYKNLDPYLKPFCDMIPCIFAKTITPGERVRYPNFNFEGPLQPMTYKRFPHPKVKTAAPKVGEVPRATESGDCGVFTLMYMEHLTANQPVHNVTSENMGFFRQKMAVRLFHQIMEP from the exons ATGGAGGacaatgagaaggtggaggatgaaaaACAAGAGGACgttgagaaggtggaggacgcACAGAAGGTGGAGACcgatgagaag gtggaggatgaaagAAAAGACAACGATGAGAAGgtagatgatgatgagaaggtggaggatgcgAAGGTGGAGGACGTAAAGATAGAGGTTGAGGCTAAATTGGAGGACGGTGTGGCTAGGGTGGATGATGTGGAGGTTGATCTGAAACTGAAGGATTtgaaagtgaaggtgaaggatgagaAGACTGTGGGGGATGTGAAGGCaaatgatgacaatgatgacAATGACGATTTCCAGTTATACAATACTCCTCCTAAAGGAAATTATGGGAGGAGAGTGAGGAAGCCGAAAAAAGATGACTCGTACACCAACCCTTCCTTGTCAAAAATGCCCAAGACAAAGGATCCTATGAAAGTGAAtcaccttcaaaaatttgatgatgagctacTTCATAAAGTAAAGGCGTGGTTGGATGATCCAAAAACCGATAATTCGACAACGGATTTACATACggttcaagcaaagaaggaagTGTTGGTTAGAGTTGTAACAAGGCTTACATGGATTGAAGACGAG GAAATCGATGCATTCTGCCATCTTCTGCGGAAAAGGATTTCCTGCTATcccaaaacatataaaaatacacTTGCGGCAATTGGGGATTGCGTATTGTCGGATAGAATCAGGCGACTGCACAGGGATTTTATTAAGGATCCTGCCAAATTTCCAGTCGACGAATTCAAAGACTATTATATGGGCGCACCACATAGATATATGCCAGAGTGGTCTACAATTGACGACGTCTACATGCCAGTGAACATTAACCAGAAACACTGGATTTTATGTGTAGCACGTCTTCAAAAGTACCGCATTGACGTGTACGACTGTGACGCCTATCTTTATAAGAATCTGGATCCTTATTTGAAACCCTTCTGCGACATGATTCCATGTATATTCGCCAAAACAATCACTCCCGGTGAGAGGGTAAGGTATCCTAATTTCAACTTCGAAGGCCCCCTCCAACCAATGACATACAAACGGTTTCCACACCCCAAAGTGAAAACCGCTGCTCCTAAGGTTGGAGAAGTCCCGCGGGCAACAGAGAGCGGGGACTGTGGGGTCTTCACGCTAATGTACATGGAACACTTGACCGCTAATCAACCCGTGCATAATGTGACCTCAGAAAATATGGGATTTTTTAGGCAGAAGATGGCGGTCCGGTTATTCCATCAGATTATGGaaccttaa